agagctgtgccctgctctctgggcagcctgctgcagcgtgggagggctgggctgtgggggagggggagagctgTTCTCCTGCCCTTGCCGACgctcagcagccagagcagctcctgaagcACTTTATGGTCCAGCGAGGTGTGGCAGCAGTTCTGCCAGCGGCAGGGCCCTGGGCACCCGGAGGAGCTGCGGTGAGGAACTGTCCCAGCGGGAAGTGCCAAAGCCTGGCAGGGAAGCCTCTGTGCTGTCGGCATCTCTTGAATGTGACTTGAATTTCATCTCCTGAAATGCAAATGTCTGAACTGTCCTTTTAACCATGCCTGTAACTCTGACAGCAGATTTTGCTGGAAGTTGAATTCTGTACCTGAAAAGAGGAGTTTAGATGAAGATCAGTTTGTGTCTTCTTCCTCCCTGctagccctgcccagctcctcctcgCTCTGgggctttctttcccccctgctCCTTTCCTGCTGCACCAAGGGTTTGCGGTTTGGGTTCTTGCTTTGTGGTGAGAGGATCCTGCCCTGGAGCCATCGATCagccctctccctccctgctgaTAGCTCTGTGATTAAAGCTTTTTACCTCCCACCAATACAGGAGGAGGTTGAAGCTGCTTTGACCCCTGGCTGTGCACCAGCTCGGGACCTGGCGAGATTAAAAGGCCCTCGGAGGAGATCTCAGACGTCTGACGGTGCAGTTGTGCTTGGTCAGGATTGGAGCTGTCCACAGCAAGAGGTGGCGGCCCTGGAAGCTGTCACTcgtggcagcctgctctggcttccTGAGCAGGGCCTCAGCccaaggctgtgccagcagctctgcaggagaggCTCTTTGCAAAGCTCAGGCTTGCTGTAGACCAGGTAAGACTCCTCCAAGCCTAACAGCCAGGGTCACAAATGCTCACTCCAGTGAAGCCTTCCCCAGCTGTCCTCTGGAACAGCAGCAGTTCCCTTCCcagagcagcttcctcctggtggggtggggggggacagCCTTGGGGAGCTGGAggcctgggcaggcagcagagtgcctgaGAGGTGCTTGCTGCACTGAAGTCCCCTCCAAAGCTGAgcctcaggctctgcccaggggctgggctTTGAATGGCAGTGCCCcattgctgctggctgccttggcagctggtgccagctgctgactGCACAGTGGAGGAGGTTCTTgttcagcagagcaggctgccagctccaggggcaggtctgtctgtgctgctggagctaaGCACCGAGCCAGCCTCACAGGGCTTAGCAGCCCAGTGCAGACCTTCACCTCCACAAACCTCTGGTACTGAATTTTTGGGGTTTTTAGATTTAGCTGAAGAATTTTCTGAGTTATCTGAAGATCTGACTCTGATCTCTGTGAAACCCCACAATTAGTTTAATGCTTTGCATTCACCCCAAAGCTGTGCTTATCTTCTGGCACCTTCATACCCCACTGCAACTCTGGTCTCCAACTGCAGGTGAAATGTTTATCCCCAGCTAAAGACTGGCAGCCAAGCTTGGGCAAGATTCTTTATTGGAGCTCAGCTGAACACAACCTGAGGTTCACCTCATACTGGAGCAGCCAAGAaagcagctcaggcagagctgcagtttgtgctgcttCCAGAGGTCAGTCTGAGGTGAACTGACCTCTGCTACGCCAAGGAAGCTTTTTTCCTCCTGCGGGGAGGCTTCTTGACCCTGTTCGGGTTTGGGACAAGCTTCTGGAttttcagaggctgcagaaccacGTGTGCAAGCTGAGGCTGCAGGCTTGCTGTGTGCTTCCTCTTCTGGCTGGGAAGCTCATCCCCcgatgctgctgccagctgcttggGCTCCTCGTCCTCAGAGGAGTCAGACTGCAGCTGAGCCAGGGGCTCCTGACTTGTGCCCTGGAACCAGGGCACCTCCAGCGCTGGGATCCTGGGGATGATTGCTTCCACTGCCTCACTGAAGGCATCGGCCTGCTTCTTAAAGCCCAGTGCCAGGGTGGAGGCCAAGCCGAGCAGCGGTGCCAGGGTCTGGCTGAGCCGTGGCACCTGGCCGGCCGGCGTGGCACGGCTGGCGCTCAGCTGGATCAGGTGGGttgtcagcagggcaggg
This genomic stretch from Pogoniulus pusillus isolate bPogPus1 chromosome 28, bPogPus1.pri, whole genome shotgun sequence harbors:
- the RPP38 gene encoding ribonuclease P protein subunit p38, producing the protein MAAVEKGRAVLRKEKKASVKTCLDNPFVLQWKPIDGEDMRFILHTLEERIKHIGLKKVETPRRKKHSPGKSQAEGHCDASGAEQPGEEAPGSRRQAAGWTDIGIRRQLAIGVNEVTKALERNQLLLLLVCKSASPALLTTHLIQLSASRATPAGQVPRLSQTLAPLLGLASTLALGFKKQADAFSEAVEAIIPRIPALEVPWFQGTSQEPLAQLQSDSSEDEEPKQLAAASGDELPSQKRKHTASLQPQLAHVVLQPLKIQKLVPNPNRVKKPPRRRKKASLA